In the genome of Globicephala melas chromosome 7, mGloMel1.2, whole genome shotgun sequence, one region contains:
- the ASNSD1 gene encoding asparagine synthetase domain-containing protein 1, whose amino-acid sequence MCGICCAVSFSVEHFNKDLKEDLLCNLKRRGPNSSKQLLKSNINYQCLFSGHVLHLRGVLTAQPVEDERGNVFLWNGEVFSGIKVEAEENDTQIMFNYLSSCKNESDILSLFSKVQGPWSFIYYQASSHSLWFGRDFFGRRSLLWHFSSLGKSFCLSSIGAQTSGVANQWQEVPASGIFRIDLKSTSISKSVVLKLYPWKYNSREDVIKECVNSLTQISANLPTFVSVAANEAKLYLKEPVVPLNMILPQATFEIHCSSISSVPPSRETLQVFLTDGHMKEVVQQFIDVLSIAVKRRVLCLPRDENLTQSEVLNTSNRKANVAILFSGGIDSMVIAALADRHIPLDEPIDLLNVAFMTKEKTIPAGFNKKGRKEKNNCEKRSEESSTNVTAAAAANPGEQFNVPDRITGRAGLKELQAASPSRIWNFVEINVSLEELQRLRRTRISHLIQPLDTVLDDSIGCAVWFASGGVGWLVTQDEAKPYQSSAKVVLTGIGADEQLAGYSRHRVRFQTHGLEGLNKEIEMELGRISSRNLGRDDRVIGDHGKEARFPFLDENVVSFLNSLPVWEKANLTLSRGIGEKLILRLAAVELGLTTSALLPKRAMQFGSRIAKLEKNNEKASDKCGRLQVISLENLSIEKEIKT is encoded by the exons ATGTGTGGCATTTGTTGTGCAGTAAGCTTCTCTGTTGAGCATTTCAACAAAGATTTGAAAGAGGATTTACTGTGTAATCTTAAACGGCGGGGACCCAATAGTAGTAAACAGTTGTTAAAGTCTAATATTAACTACCAGTGTTTATTTTCTGGTCATGTCCTTCACTTAAGAGGTGTGTTGACTGCCCAGCCTGTTGAAGATGAAAGAGGCAATGTATTCCTGTGGAATGGAGAAGTCTTTAGTGGAATAAAGGTTGAAGCTGAAGAGAATGATACCCAAATAATGTTTAATTATCTTTCCTCTTGTAAGAATGAATCTGATATTTTGTCACTCTTCTCAAAAGTCCAAGGTCCTTGGTCTTTTATATATTATCAAGCATCTAGTCATTCTTTGTGGTTTGGTAGGGATTTTTTTGGCCGTCGTAGCTTGCTTTGGCATTTTAGTAGTTTGGGCAAGAGTTTCTGCCTCTCTTCGATTGGCGCCCAAACATCTGGAGTGGCCAATCAGTGGCAAGAAGTTCCAGCATCTGGAATTTTCAGAATTGATCTAAAGTCTACTTCCATTTCCAAAtctgttgttttaaaattgtatccTTGGAAATATAACTCTAGGGAGGATGTTATCAAAGAATGTGTTAATAGCCTAACTCAAATTTCAGCAAATTTGCCAACATTTGTATCAGTGGCAGCAAATGAAGCCAAACTGTATCTTAAAGAACCTGTTGTCCCTTTAAATATGATTTTGCCACAAGCCACATTTGAGATCCATTGCAGTAGCATTTCCAGCGTCCCACCGTCAAGAGAGACCCTTCAGGTCTTTCTTACTGATGGACACATGAAGGAAGTAGTTCAGCAGTTCATTGATGTCCTGAGTATCGCAGTCAAGAGACGTGTCTTGTGTTTACCTAGGGATGAAAACCTGACACAAAGTGAAGTTTTGAATACTAGTAATAGGAAAGCAAATGTTGCAATCCTGTTTTCTGGGGGAATTGATTCCATGGTTATCGCAGCACTTGCTGACCGTCATATTCCTTTAGATGAACCAATTGATCTTCTTAATGTGGCTTTCATGACTAAAGAAAAGACCATACCAGCTGGTTTTaacaaaaaagggagaaaagagaaaaataattgtgaAAAACGCTCTGAAGAATCCTCTACAAAtgtcactgctgctgctgctgctaatcCTGGTGAGCAATTCAACGTACCAGATCGAAtcacaggaagagcagggctAAAGGAACTACAAGCTGCCAGCCCTTCCCGGATTTGGAATTTTGTTGAAATTAATGTTTCTCTGGAAGAACTGCAAAGATTAAGACGAACTCGAATATCCCACTTAATTCAGCCCTTGGATACAGTGTTGGATGACAGCATTGGCTGTGCAGTCTGGTTTGCTTCTGGAGGAGTTGGTTGGTTAGTGACCCAAGATGAAGCAAAACCATATCAGAGTAGTGCAAAG GTAGTTCTTACTGGAATTGGTGCAGATGAGCAGCTCGCAGGTTATTCTCGTCATCGAGTCCGCTTCCAGACACACGGGCTGGAAGGACTGAATAAGGAAATCGAGATGGAACTGGGTCGAATTTCTTCTAGAAATCTTGGTCGTGATGACAGAGTTATTGGTGATCATGGAAAAGAAGCAAG atttcctTTCCTGGATGAAAATGTTGTCTCCTTTCTAAATTCCCTACCGGTTTGGGAAAAGGCAAACTTGACTTTATCTCGTGGAATTGGTGAAAAACTAATTTTGCGTCTTGCGGCAGTGGAACTTGGTCTAACAACCTCTGCTCTTCTGCCAAAACGCGCCATGCAATTTGGATCCAGAATTGcaaaactggaaaagaataatgaaaaggcATCTGATAAATGTGGAAGGCTCCAAGTCATTTCCTTAGAAAACCTTTCTATTGAAAAAGAGATTAAAACGTAA
- the ASDURF gene encoding ASNSD1 upstream open reading frame protein, with protein sequence MPSRGARPEDGSGLVPTDNSTQHKEDLSSKIKEQKIVVDELSNLKKNRKVYRQQQNSDIFFLADRTEMLSESKNTLDELRKEYQEIENSEKTKIKK encoded by the exons ATGCCTAGCCGAGGTGCGCGACCCGAGGACGGCTCCGGGCTGGTCCCTACCGACAACTCGACCCAGCACAAGGAAGATCTTAGCAGCAAG attaaagaacaaaaaattgttGTGGATGAACTTTCTAACCTGAAGAAGAACAGG AAAGTATATAGGCAGCAACAGAACAGCGACATATTCTTTCTTGCAGACCGAACAGAAATGCTTTCTGAAAGCAAAA aTACATTGGATGAGCTGAGGAAAGAAtaccaagaaatagaaaactcagAGAAGACCAAAATCAAGAAATAG